A genomic region of Eucalyptus grandis isolate ANBG69807.140 chromosome 5, ASM1654582v1, whole genome shotgun sequence contains the following coding sequences:
- the LOC104444961 gene encoding TMV resistance protein N isoform X6, whose translation MASSLKYKSIYDVFLSFRGSDVRKSFLSHLYQALDQNGIYTFQDSEELRKGDQISATLMKAIEESCIAIIIFSEDYASSWWCLEEMAKIMECKEQKELTVLPVFYKVDPREVREGRESYRKALDKHEDKFRKDLEKVKKWKKALFDAGNLSGWHLNDEDESKLILQIVKEISTHLNLTPLQL comes from the exons ATGGCTTCTTCGCTGAAATACAAAAGTATTTATGACgtcttcttgagtttcagaggctCAGATGTGCGTAAAAGCTTCCTTAGCCATCTCTACCAAGCTTTAGATCAGAATGGAATATACACTTTCCAAGATAGCGAGGAACTGAGAAAGGGAGACCAAATATCGGCAACGCTTATGAAGGCCATTGAAGAATCGTGCATCGCAATCATTATTTTTTCCGAGGACTATGCTTCCTCATGGTGGTGCTTGGAAGAGATGGCAAAGATtatggagtgcaaggagcaaAAGGAGCTCACTGTTCTACCAGTGTTTTACAAAGTAGACCCAAGAGAAgtgagagaggggagagagagctaTAGGAAAGCTCTGGATAAGCATGAAGATAAGTTCAGAAAGGATctggagaaagtgaagaaatggaaaaaagctCTTTTTGATGCTGGTAACTTGTCTGGGTGGCATTTGAATGATGA AGATGAGTCAAAGCTTATACTGCAAATTGTGAAGGAGATTTCCACTCACCTTAACCTAACACCGTT ACAACTGTAG